TCCATAAGTGGGGTCCGGTCGTCGGAAGAAGAACGGTGGTTAGATTTGGGGAAAAGGGGAGATGGGTGATCGGAATCCGGCTCGGTCATGACGAGGGGATTGTTGTATTAGATTTTTACAGTGGATTTTGTGTCTCAAAAGATTGatggggaagaagaagaagaagaagaagaagaagaagaagaagaagaagaagaagaagagagggtGAAGAATAGGTGGTGGTTGATTGGGGAGTGTGATTCCATCGAATCCAACAACGAGTTGTACAACTTGGTTTTTGTGGGAaaaaatttttttggataaaaTAAACAGATTTGATTCCGTGTTGCAACCCACTACCACAATCGATACTCCGCAGACTTTTTGTCTCCATTCTCCATTCTCCATTCTCCATTCTCCATTCTCCATTCTCCATTCTCTACATTCTATTTCTCTCCATTGCAGTTAATTACATTAACATATGCTCTTTGTGTTTATAGTCAATAATGGAGAATATAATCATAGTGAGTAAAAACTCACTTTATAAATTCTTATATttctacttttttaaaaaaaaaaattaatatacatTTGGTCAACTACCTATTAGGGtatataaaaatgtaaaaagtaatttagaaaagtgggagaatattgaaaaacaaatacataaatatatttGAGCTGAGAATTAGATATcctgttttatttgaaaatatttaagcAAGACAATTTGTGTTGTATTTCTTTGTAATTTATATCAACTTCGGTGCTGTATATAGTTTGTCTCTGAAATAATCCAATTAAAAGCGTTTGTGTGGTGCCATACAAATTAATTGAGTTTAAGAGAATCATAACCTTACTTCTTTGGTCTTCATATGTATTAGAGATTGATGAAGTGTGCAACGTGTTTTCACTATTTATTACGGTTCTAATTgtcacttttttcttttgaaaatgaTATTCGTTGGACACCAAGTTAATCAACACCAACACACTCTTCAATTATAGGAAAGGAGATTTACCAACACAAATCATTGCCTCAAGGTAAGAGGACCCGTTTTCATAATGCTTTTGTTCAGTACTTTGTGAGccatataattaattaacacGACAACTAATGTAGTAATTGGTATGTATTTTTAGTAAAACAAATAGGTGTTGGGAGAATTCAAACATACAACTCTAAGAGATGCATTACATGTTAATTATCACTTAGTTTTGCTTTCTTTGACAATGAAATAATTAATAAGTAGGCATAAAGTATTATGAATGTTATTATCTATGTATTGAAACAATCGTAGCAAGATCCTTTCTTCTGGATCAAATCAATAATCACAAGTCTATGTTGAGGTTCTTTGCGATTAGACTAAGAATCACTTAACTAGTTTTTATGTCGTCTAtagtttgaaaataaaaataaataaaaatcaagAAGAGTATAGTTTATATCATGGATTATACACATCCATATTCCTAATCAAATAGATCGAAGACATAATTATTTACAAATGTTGATACAATAGGACTTCTATGatataacaaaaaatgaaaatgaacaAAATGATAAAAGCATTTATGATcattccaaaataatatatacagCGAAAGACAAACAAACTTGGTACGTAAATCAGTCTTTTTTTATtgactaataaaataataaataatttataaatatataatcatGAGCCAAATGGagtaaatttaaaacaaaaaaaaaaatcgagggtcaaaagaaaataaataatgtgaATATACAATGAAAATAGTTATTATCACTTTATATGCTCTCACATAATCATTTTTTATCCAATCAATATAAGACTGAATCACATTTTTAAGATCAAATTATAGGGCAAAGTTATTAAATGTGAACTTAACTATAATGGAACAAAATTAACTAACACATTACATTATCCAAAGGTCAACAAACTTCAATTCCCAAAACTGAATAGTTTTTCTGTCCTTAATTaatttgtaaagttttatttattaatttataaaataaacttTTCTACTTCCATTTtctctaataataataataaaaaaaatatggataATTCCAATAATTAAGCATGTGGGTTAGTGAAGTAGTCtacttaaaaattaaaataaaatacaatgGTAGAATGTGGATCCAATGTCATACAGCATTTACATAAAAGCTTTTTAAACtttccaatttcttcttcttttagctAATTGGACTTATATCTTACAtcatcatttttttcattttttttttttttttttactttttgttattatatatacaaGTAAAAGCCAAGGcaaaaacaacaataattaGTTGGTTTatgttaatttcttttttaatttctatggagaaattttgttttattggAAAAGTTGTTAGCATTAGCAATAATAAAGATAAGCTTGAGATTTAATTTgtagattttaattatttttcttaattgaCTTTTAATAATTCTAAGTCTAATTAAACCAATTTTGATTGGGGCACTAcccattatttatttattgccAAAGATGGTGCTTTGTGTTAAATAatattttcctctttttttctttctcttaatGAAGACAAGGGTGTTTGATTATCAAATAATAAAGCTGCCTACCCCattattttcttcttatttttattttaaagttaataataaatatactttactcttcttctttttaaagcaaaaaaaaaaaaaaaaaaaaaaaaaaagacatatgTTACTATTGGAATAAAGGTAAATGTTTAGTTTATTAATTAGTGACATTGGCATATTGAATAAGTAATAATATAATGAGAGCATAAAATTTTAAGAAATCTCTGGAAGAAGTGAAAATTTTGATCTCTCCAAAGATTTTTATGCTGCTTAGATAGTGACTGATTTAATACTTTATTCAaggcttttctttttttttcttttcttggtaTGAAAATATTTAGATCCAAATTTCATGCAtacttataaaatattttaaataaataatttaaaatattttttttaaatattacgtaataatttataattatacAATTTGGTGATCCAACCACCTCGAATGCATCCAAGTTTTTACTTCACAAATTCTCTTTTAAAATCGTTTGAAATTACCATTAAGTAGATTGTTTATGTATTTTTAAATCAACAAAGAACTATAataatatacatttatttatatgctcataatatattattattattatcaaggTTTCATTCCACGATGATTTGATTATTAGAATTTATTACTGGTTGaaattttagtttataaatattatttgcATACCTATAATTAttacttaaattttaaaaaaccaaaggaaaaattgaaagagaaaaaaaaagactttgattgttttttctattttttttttctagaatttgactaaaataatttaagtgtttttcttttttaagaaatgAGAACCTatccaaaaaataaataataaaatggttaccaaatcaaccctaaatataaaagaaaaaaaaaagagttattttacaaatttgtagttgtataataataaaaataaataaataaaaaaactttcCAAAATTTTAGAATCTTCTACACTtagaaaaattgtttttaaacaTCCATGACTTCCAAACAAGTCTTATTTTGttcttagtttttaaaataagacAAAGATATCGTTGAAGGTTCTATAAATAGAGCATATTTTTAAGCAAAAGccaaaaaaatattaaaaaccaaatattgttatatataattgtttttaGGTAAAATTTAAATAACAGACTTCTTGATCGAACAAGGATATTTAAATTAGATGAATTAAAATAGTTCCTTTTCactatttatatattaaaaaatatttaaaaaattagaaacaaaaagtaaaatttaccTTATAACAAATTATAATCCAACAATttgataaagaaaagaaaatggttgtggatatatatatatatatatataaatatttttcatgtGGAAGTGTTTGAAAGATATATTGGTTTTTCTTAATTGCTATCTTTGTCTCATTTAAGAGTGAGAAAGGGATTCTGTCTTTCATAGGCTATTGCCCACTTGTTTCTTCAACTTGGAATGGTACTTTTCTTAGTTGccatcatttatatatatatatataatgtgtGTTTTGACTCTCAATTTCTTaattatatgtttttcttttttaatttcctaTGCTTTTGGAAGGCTCCACGGAGGGGTGTGGCTGTCAATTGTTCTAAGCGTTCATCCATATCCTCAATGGAAAAACTATTGTCTCCTTTTGTTTGTGTTTGAGAAAATTGTAAACACAGACAAAGAGTACTGATGtaagatttattaaattaaatttcttttacaACATGAGTTTGTATATTTAAAGACATAAATATCTAATAAGTATAAGACTATGTCCTCTAAAGATTAATTATATTGTTGAGTgactatattatatataaagtagaaagttaaaaaaggaaaagaaaatatgttTTATTGTTTTCCTAAAGAGATTAGCTTTTACaatgtttttaaaatgttaGAATTATTGGAAGCAATGAGAAGTTTTAATATTTGCCAATTAGCGTTAAAAAGAAAGATCACTTCCACCaattaagttttaaaaaagtataataatataaagttaTAATAGTCGGTTCAAAAATGAAATCCAATTCTAAGTTTGAatacttttttttcatttattaaaaataaaaataatagcaattaaatactatttattttaatataaccTTTCTAAGATttgaatatataaataaatttagagacatttttaaatatagtaaaataaactaaaacatttataatgtagcaaaattttaaattcaactaaatgataaataatgatagGCTTCTATTATTGTCTATCAATATGAATGAAAAACTATCTATCATTTATAgaatctaaaatattttatcaaatttatcatttttaacGACTTTGTCTTAGATTTTAAcaccattattttttttaaatcttagaGTCTAATACCATTATGGTTTTAGTTAAttatattcctatttttcaaattaaaattaaaccaaatcaAAATAGTAAGACATCGTATAAATTTGAACATAAACGGGTCAAACACCACACATAATCTCCACAAACAAAAGTTGATAAATTTGAATTTACATACTACAACCTATGTTAGAACTAGAAAAAAGAAGGTTATTGAATtgttaataaaatttgaatagctttaatataatgataataatatggTTGTTGGAGGTTAGAGATGtaaaatataattgttatatattCTCTCCATGAattctattatatatataaatcaaatgATTGGGAGAAGAATTTGAATGAAGGAGGATGGAGGATGGAAATTTTTCCAAAGGaataaatttgacaaaaagaaaagaagtatttaAAGCTAATTAAGCAAATACATTTGGTGTGTGATTAGACATTGCTTAAAGGCTatgactttcttttcttttcttttttaattttctttgtgAAATAAAAGGTTAAGACTTTTTCtccccacaaaaaaaaaaaaaaaaaaaaaggaatccAATATGTATGGAAAAGATTCTTGCTATGTAAGTAGAAGGAATATTCTAATATTATGGCATAGAATCTATAtctatgtatatatgtatgtatatatatatatatatatttggagaACCAATtctatataaataatataatgaTATTGATAATGTAATTGTAAAAatagcaataataataatatataaatatattgtaGTAATGACGTCAACAATGATTTTTACTATGattaaaagtatttttgaatttttagctaaaattagaaataaaaagttaaagctattattttacttttgacttgaatttaaaaaaaatatatatctttagaACTTTCCTATAAAACAGAAGAGAAATAGCAATCTAAGAGCTCTTTTTTACTAAAGCCAAaaagtttcttaaaaaaaatggttactTTGTTTACAATATTTGGTAGTACTTAATATATTTGTTTGTTGTCATTTAATCTATGGTAAATAATCCCTCAAAGGTAAATTGATAATTGATAAGGAATATATATGATCTTTATTCAAGTACTCTAAAATTGAGAAGATGAACGAAAGTTATGATCATAATATCAGCTAACTTTTTTCCAAATGATAATCAACTTCTATATATTATTTATCAATTATACATAATTGAATTAGTTGTCATATGAATAATGTTGATATCACAAAAAGATAATTGAGAGAAAAATCGAAGCATAGACAACTTGTTTCTTAAAGAAAATTGGTTGCATCCAGATCATCTAATTGGTTTGTTGCGTCGAGCatataacattaaaaaaaaattgaactaaaaaaaataatgatcaaatttaggaaaaacttaacaaaattgAATAGTTGACATATATCAATAGGTCAAACATTGAGAAAGGTAACCAATTTGTGTAATAGAacttgagaaaaagaaatatacatCTATTTTACTATttgataatttaaaaattattaatcaataaaattagTCAAATATTGCAACATGTAATATTAGCaagaaattaatagaaattGTGATGGAAAAAggcatatatattatatatattatcaaCTCCCTCTACTGGTTTATTAAATATTAACACATCAACCCTCTttgatttcatattatttttagaAGTTCTTCATATCAACCAATCTTTTCATTAATGATTTTGTTtgattaattaaaagaaaatgacaTATAATTTTGTCAACGAAACCTAACATCATTTTCAGTATTTCCATTAGGAACCAGCCTAAGTAAGGTGAGGTAGGGTTCAAGTGTTGTGTTGGTgataaatacaaaattaaatacTCAATTCATTGACCATTTCAAAATATAATACAATTTTATATACGGATTtctcaaaaatataacaaagaaacaaaatagaacaattctaaaaataaaaaaaaaaaaattcataagcccatcatggaaaataccaaaaatgtcccgtcaacaatgcgcgtaatatatttggtacacgatcgtttagattttgttattgtttggtacacgatcgtttagatttggttattgtttggtacacgattgtttagatttattttttcaattctattgtttaatttggttacacgatcgtttagatttgaggtagccaaatctaaacgatttttttttttcacgattgtttagatttgcggctaccctaatctaaacaacgtaaaaaaagaaaagaagaaagatgatgcaAGCACCGAacgaaaaaaaaggaaaaagaagaaagaagaaagacatgcacacaacgaaaaaaagaaaaacagtgaaagacgatagaaagaaatcacattttgttattcaaatctaaacgacgtataAAAAcagataagaaaaagaaagaaagatagaaagaaatcgcaactaaaaaagaagagtaagGAAAGAAGACGATAGAAAATTGATGAAGAAAGATGGAATGACAAATCTATAATATCTAAAAAATGGTAACTCCACCAGCTTTGCTATTTgtaccgtaaatattttagtagtttttaTATTTACGAAAGTTCTTCTTTATATTCAATAATTAagatataaaattataaataaataaaaagttacaATTAGAAGCGTCATATAGATAATTAAAGAATAGAAAAGTAAAGTTTGAGGTCGGCAAGAATAATCACAcaaatatatttgtttggaaTATAATATAAGTTTTCAATAAAAACATATGTTGGTTTTTCTTAAAAGGCTTAATTAAATAGATTTAATGagtagtaaaaaaaaatacactTTTTTAATTAGTTCTTGAAATTCAAAGTAAATGTAAactaacaaaatattaaaatttcaatGAATGCTTTtggataatttaatttattgagtAATCACAAtattttaattcggtttgacaaacatcataataaataaaaagaaacatatTTTAATCTGTGAATTAAAATACTaattttaaggttttttttttttttttttttttttgaagaaacaCTATAGTGATAAATCATTCAAAAATATAATGGTTTTAAAggtattaaatatttttatcgAAAATATTAATGATAGAAATGTGCTTAAATACTGAAGTGGAAGAACAACTCTAAATTTAAATGGTGATAAAAAGCATCCTCATTCATATTTGGAAAAAGAAGGGTTACTTATTGAATTCTCAGCCTCATTAGAATCGAAGTTCTATAGTAATAATATAAGCTACCGGAAGAAAAAAAGAggtaaaaaaagaacaaagctACGTCAACTATTTATAAATCTATCACCAAAATCATCCAACCATTCATCAACAaatatttcttcttttaaaatCTTACCAATAATGTATATGTTTAAATATTTATCTAATTAAGTTTAACTCAGAATAATAAAtgtattgtttttcttttagatttctttCCAAGTTCATGgacaaaaaaagaaagttgAGACCTATAATGGTAGACAACCTATGgataaaattttgagaaaaaaaaataagtattgAAATATGTTGAAGCTAAGCTATGTGATCCAAATTTGCATACATCATGGTTTAAACAAATCTTGGGATAAATTAGATTAAAGTACCAAATAATATGGGTTcactttttcacttttttttttttcaattaaatttgaTGTTATTGCAACCATGGGAAGTGGGGGTGGGGGTGGATGCTGCATTTTTTAAAGGATGACATCAATTTTACCTACTAactttatatatctatataatatatatatatatatatatatatatatatatatattaacattaTTATATAGAATTAAAGAAGAGGGCAATTTTTCCTATTTAATTTGTTATgatttgaaataaatataggTTATCGTAGATTTTGAAGTCaaatatttgattttcttttagtataccttttttatgataaaaaaatcaactctttttttgttttcttcaatTTTCCTTCTCAAACGCTTCAAATGACCAAGTAGTACAGATCCATATGTCGATCTCTTTTGctttacgtttttttttttttttttttttttttttttttttttgtttatatttgaatGTCAATTCTTAAGACCTCAACtttgcaaattttttttaatagttaTGCATACCTCCTTAGGTAAGCTTATCTCTCAAGTACCTAATCGTGTTGGCTAGATTGTTTAACATGGTTTTTAACGTTTATATTTGTAACCGTAtattcatctcttttattttgAGGGATTCTTGTAGATAATTTTAAAAGCGTTTTAGGTTCGATTTTGATCGATTTTGGCTGAAACGCATAAGGTTTCCATGTATTTGGCGGCTAGTATTCAAGAATTCCTGGTGTTAGAGAGTTAAGTTTTAATGATCAGGTAGGCTCAAGATGTTGATTTTGATGTGCTGTACGACTTAtaagttattgatttttgtGAGATTTTAATTGattgtttaggattttctttttcatatattttttttcttcttgcttCTCAACTTTCAAAATGAAGCAAACATTAAAGTAGGTTCAAATTGGCATTTTAATGGTGTGTTTGTATGTTTGTTCATTCATATTGTGTATACTTATGATTGCATGtttaattttagatctaagtGATATAGATTGATTTTATTGCTACGTCAGAATAAATGACATAACTACGTTTTTCATAATGAACCTAAGTAATAGAAAAAGCAATAAAATTGGAACCTAGCTAGCAAGTTTATTTAGGCGTCCTAATCATTCTTCGGGCTTGATGCGGCTAGCTGAAGAACTTGTTGGTTAACTTAGGATTATTTGGATTATTCATGTTTCAACATTTGCGAATCAACCGATTAGGTTGTAAATTTAGATAATCTTTCTTAATCGTTCGATAAATCAATGAACCAATCCGTAAATAGTCCAATAATCCCTTAATCATCTTGGTAATCTTCTGCTATCCTTCTCTCTCATCGTCATCTTACTTTCACACACACTTTaattttgcatgtttagtaaaaATAACACAACCCCTTCCTCCTCTTTACTACTTAGAAATTTAACACGAGACTTTTTATTGGAGTAGTTTCTAGATCGGTGGTttataaatgtatttgattttgaaaattctCGGCAAGTTGTTCCTATCAACGTTCAGATTCAAATTTTTCTATACCAAGTTAAAGTTTAATCAAAATGAGATTAAGATATTAAACACAAGAGGTAAGAATAACATATATATTGCAATATAGAAAGTTTTGTTAATGAAATTGAGAATAATTAAACACATCCAAgcaatataataaaatattcaaGATAGTTAAACATTAATTAATCTAAATTTATAAGTAAACGAATAAGGTTGGCTAACATACACTAACTAATCGATAATTTCTCGTCATCACATAACTTCAAAACGCTACCATTTCAACCAAAGTGACTCGTCTATTATTACATAAACAAACCAAATTGTAACTAAAACTTAAAATGTAAAAAGGAAAAACTAGCATAGAAAGTCCATCGTCGtcgttgttattattattatgagaAGAATAAAAgatggaattgaaaaaaataaagagattatttgattgataaaaattaattaaaaagggGACCATAGCAAATGGagatttttatttctatttttttagtgggcaaaaaattgaaagagaaaaaaaagcaTATAAAAGATCCAAATGccaaaaggaaaaaggaaatgTAAACCACAAAGTAGAGAGAAGGTTTTGAAATATTCGAGGTTGAAAATGAAGGCCACAAGTTGTACGGATTGAGACATCTTGTGAACCTTCCAGAGTCATGGGGGCCGCCGCGACTCAGCGCACCGCCGTCACTTCCGCCGCCGTCGCCCTTACCGCCTACCAACAATTTTTGCACTtcatttattcttcttcttttcatcaaTAAAATATTCGTTTTTAAATCttatctaacttttttttttctttttaagactCACCTCTTTGATTTGACaatgattttgttttgttttgtttaattttaatcaaTCTTGGTTTGGATGTTTTTATAATATCTcgtttgacttttttttttcttttccttttaatgaaatcccaatttcattaatttgaaTAAAAGATTACAAATGGATAATAGAATAGTAAAGGAGAAAAGTACAGTAGATGAGGAATGTGGTACTTTTGAACAACTTGAGGAAACCGTGTCTTTAAATCATTTCAAGTGTTCATTCgttatcttttcaaaaaaaaaaaaaaagaaaaaagaagaagaagaagaagaagaagaaaagtgaTTTGTTCACCACTTTATTAATAGTATTAATGATGGAAAttctataaatatatataatatgttttgaaaacaaaatttacaatTATATTTTTAGTATAATAAAAAATGAGAGAATTAAAATCAACTTTAGGTCGctaaattatttttagtttGATTTATTGAGTATGATTGAGAAATATATCAGCAAGAAGTAGAACACTTTCCcacttaattatttttagtttcatttattacaatctatctttcttttctttttttttttaacttaataaAATTCTACTTGCTTACTCataatttcttaataaaaaatttcataCATCACAGCCAACTTCCAGTAGATTTAATGAAACGTTAGACAGTGAAAAGGTGACTAATCTTGGAAGGAAAAAAATGGTACCATAGGCTGAAAACAGtatattttcttctattttcaaaatttgacttgTATTCTAAAAACACTACCGATGTATAACATAACATAGAAACTAATAGGTAGAAGTGTATAATAAGTAATTCTAAAAAAcccaaaaccaaataattatcAAAAGAACGGTTAATATCTTTCCCACAAGTTTATCAAGGCTATGTACACTGAAGAAGTGGGTAGTATAGGAAAGTGAATTAACAAACTCATTTAATAAACTAGAGTTTCAAAGTACAGTTTGAAACCATTTTTTTAATCCAGATCCCAAATCGTAGGAATAATCAAACAACGCCTTCCTTGTCATTTGGATATTAATAGATGGCGAAGATGTGTAATTGTAAACAAACACGTACAAGACAGATGCAACAACAATCATCTCATGATAATGAAAACACCAAGATAACTTCACAAAATCTGACCCGATGTCAcaagaaataataattttgtaTGGAAGAATGTCATAATGATCATAAGATGGGGGAGGGGAATAACCAGAAACCTTGGCATGTGTAAAATCAGCAGATGAGAATCATGAGAAACTGCTAGCTTGGTGGTTCATACAATTCGCTCCAACTCTCTTGCGTAACTGAGTGTTTGGTTGATAAGTTGAAGAGATGGTATTTCCTTGCATGGTGCAGATTCTTTCGCCTTCTGGAAATATACGACGCCATTCGTTATCTCCCACTCAGGATGCTCCTGCATTGGAACAACAGATTTTCATCAACATGCGCAATAAACATGGAGTAACTGGTGCAAACTCTCTTTTGGAAACTTGCTCCTAATCCTACCCTCATAAAGGTATATGTTTTCCAATTCAGTGAATAGTAAAATCAAATGCAACATTGTTTTTCTGAACGATTATGAAAATGTTACGAAGTGATTTTTGAACATCACAAGGATAATTTTAACTATTTCAATACCTCCTTGACGTAGTCCAAAAGTTCCTGGTCAGAGGAAAACAACAGCATTTGGCGTGCATCATTTATTGAAAGATAATCATATGCCTTCTCACTGCAACCGGCTATTTCATCTCTGGAAATGGCAGAAAAGGCATTAAGTATGAATGAAAACTAAGAGCAAAATATAACTGCCACTCGTCAGTGACCCCAAGTAAGAGAGAGAGTTTGCCCACACTTAGAATGCGGTGGGATTTATCAACTATCATTACTTCAGTTAGAGGCCATATTTAACAAGTTACCTTACAGTCTTTGCAAGGAGGTCCATGAAATAACCATAAGTTTCATGTGGCACAGTCTGTCGAGCACTCAACACACGGTTGTAAGCCCCTTCCATGAAGGATTGCTCCAGCTCCACAGCATGTTTAATGCATGGGTTCTCCAAAGCAGAGGTGGAAAGAAGTTCAAGTTCCGTATGGAATTCAGCAATTCTGTTC
This region of Cucumis melo cultivar AY chromosome 7, USDA_Cmelo_AY_1.0, whole genome shotgun sequence genomic DNA includes:
- the LOC103493070 gene encoding 26S proteasome non-ATPase regulatory subunit 8 homolog A isoform X1 gives rise to the protein MDPKLTEVSQHFERFKAALVRHDYDSCNNLLSQLKVYLTGFRSLPPLFEDTPNAVHELTIARDIYEHAVLLSVKVEDQDAFERDFFQLKPYYTDARNRLPPSPQEYPILGLNLLRLLVQNRIAEFHTELELLSTSALENPCIKHAVELEQSFMEGAYNRVLSARQTVPHETYGYFMDLLAKTVRDEIAGCSEKAYDYLSINDARQMLLFSSDQELLDYVKEEHPEWEITNGVVYFQKAKESAPCKEIPSLQLINQTLSYARELERIV
- the LOC103493070 gene encoding 26S proteasome non-ATPase regulatory subunit 8 homolog A isoform X2, with the translated sequence MDPKLTEVSQHFERFKAALVRHDYDSCNNLLSQLKVYLTGFRSLPPLFEDTPNAVHELTIARDIYEHAVLLSVKVEDQDAFERDFFQLKPYYTDARNRLPPSPQEYPILGLNLLRLLVQNRIAEFHTELELLSTSALENPCIKHAVELEQSFMEGAYNRVLSARQTVPHETYGYFMDLLAKTVRDEIAGCSEKAYDYLSINDARQMLLFSSDQELLDYVKEHPEWEITNGVVYFQKAKESAPCKEIPSLQLINQTLSYARELERIV